The following is a genomic window from Sphingobacterium spiritivorum.
TAGTTGGTGTATTTTTTTTGTTAACCTGTTCTTTCAGGTTTCTTCTTTCCTGAAAAAAGACCTCTTCATTATACCCGATAAAATGCATAAATGAGTAATTCATGCGATATAGTCCCGGTCTACGGTTTGTCGCTATAAGTGCTGCCTCTATGGCTAAAGTACCCGATCCGCACATCGGATTGACAAAAGGTGATTTATCATCCCATTTTGTTGCAAATATGGTACTTGCTGCCAGTGCTTCCAGCATAGGAGCTTTTCCCGGATGCTTACGATAGCCGTGTTTTGCAAGTGTTTCTCCCGATGTATCCAGAAAGATTTCGGCACGGTCATCCTTCCAGTAAAGGTGAATCACAGCCTTATTAAGCTCCGGTCCTGTATTCGGGCGGATACCCTTTTTCTCTTTGATCCGGTCCACTATCGCATCCTTCACTTTTACATTCGCAAAAAGTGGTGTCGTAATTGTCTCATTACTCACATTGGATGTTACAGAAAAATAACTGTCAAACGGGATCAGATTTTCCCATTCGATTTTGACCAGTTCGTTGTATAATTCTTCCGGATTAGAGGCCTTGAATTCCTTTAAAGAATACAAGATCTGTGAGGCCGTACGCAGATTGAGATTGAGTTTAATAGATTCGTTTACAGAGTTGTATAGCTCTACACCTGTGTTGAACGTGCGTTTGATCTCAAAGCCTAAGGCCTGAACTTCTTCTTGCAGATAAGGAGAAAGTCTCTTATTGCAAGTTATAATGATTTTATTGGGGGTGTTGAAAACTTCCATAGTAATTTTGACAAAGTTAGTTAATCTTGTACTCAAAAATTGCTTATTTTTACGGTTTAATATTTAACATTATGGAAATTAGAGGAAAAGTACATGAAGTTGGGGCAACTCAGCAGGTAACAGAATCATTCAAAAAACGTGATATCATCGTTGCTTATGCAGAAAACCCGCAATTTGTAGAATATATTCGTTTTGAAGCTACACAGGATAGAACGTCCATTTTCGATAACCTTACAATTGGTGAAGAAATTGAAATTTCATTTAACCTGAGAGGTCGTCCCTGGACAAATAAAGAAGGTATCACTACATACTTCAATTCTTTGGTAGCATGGAGAGTAACAAAATTAGCTGGTTCTTCAGCTGCGGCTCCGGCTCCCGGATATGCAGATATGCCTGCACCGATTGATATTTCTTCTTCAGGTTCAGATGATGACGATTTGCCTTTCTAATCTGATCAGCAATTAAAATATATAGCAAGGGCAACAATGATCATTGTTGCCTTTCTTATTTTTATCCGGAAACATACTTCCCGTAAGGTATTTTGCGTATCAGATAAATCAATAGCATACTTCCCAACAGCGTAGCGATAGTGGCCATAGGAACTTTGATCCAGATCTCATCCGGTAACCGGGGATGTACATAGTTCAATATCAGAATGTGAGCTAAGTAAATCCCAAAACTATATTTGTCTATAGCATCCATCCATCCCGGGATATTTTGGGTAAAAGAAACCCCTTTCAGAAAAGTGAAAATTCCTGCAGCAGCGAGTGCTGTATTAGGGAGGACATAACCATAGAAAGAGGGATCATACTTTTGTTGTGCTATGCTGAGGTGATGAGTTATATAAATCGTAAAAACACAGGCTGCAGTAAAGATGAGCAAAGAAAGAATCTTTTGCCGGCTGAAGTCTTTGACCGAAAGATAATAGCCAAGTACAAAATAACCAATGTATCCGGAGAAGAAGGTGAGATCTATCTTCAGGAAATATTCCTCCCATCTTTTATTACTGACGTACAAAGAAGCAAACCAGATCAGAAGAAAAATTTCTATTTCCCTTAAAGAGGCTGATCTGATCATCTTTCTTAAAAAGGGAACTGTAAGGTAAAGCCCTAATATCATATACAGATACCAGAGGTGAGCATTAGCACCTGTTCTCATTTTTTGCCAGGCTATAGTGACAATTTGCTGAAACGACAGCTGATCAAACGAAGTGTAACGGGAGAAATAATAGATGATGTAAACAATAGTCCAGAACAAAAATGGCGGGACAATTTTTAATAGCCTGTTTTTGTAAAAATCTACGGTGCTTTCATCCTTCTGCAAAAGCAATGCACCTGATATCATTACAAACAAAGGTACTGCACTACGGGTCAGCCCGTTTATCCAGTTCGCATAATCCCAGTTAAAAGATCCTACGGCTGCACTTTGTAGATATCCGGTAGTGGCATGGATAAGGATTACACCTATGGTAGCCAGGATGCGGATATTGCTGATATAAATAGCGCGGGTAGCCATTGCCTGTGATAAAAGGTGTGGATAATTTAATTTACAACTCCCAGCGTTTTTTCGGAACACAGGTGATGTCTTGTTTTTTATGGAGTACTATTGGACGCTGATCAAAGCGATTTTCCAGGATCAGAGAATCTTTGCTGTATTTTGCAATTTTGAATCTCGGCAGATATTGTCCCTGCTTGTAACAGCCGGATAATTTCTGTTTTCCATTTTCCTTCGTATAAACTCCCTCTACGATCATACTGTCTCCTCTGACTACATAGACAGCTTTGGCATATTCTTTCCAGTTGCCGTTTTGATAGCAGCTATCTGACATGCGTTGTACCGTTGAATGCACATCCATGGTAGTGTAAACAGAGTCGCATGTTATCTTGAAGGAATGCAAAGTATAGGACAGCATCTGATCCTGATGTGGTATACTATCTTGTTCCCAGACACCCTGCAGATATTCCGCACCCTTTCCCTGGATGTCAGAGCGCCGCTGGCAGCTGCCAAAAATCAAAAGCATACCTGCTAAAGGCAGCAGGTATGCTTTTAAAAGTGAAGAATTTGATTTTTTAATCTTCAGCATATTATTTCAGGCTTCCCACCATGTCTTCTGGTTTCACCCATGCATCAAAATCTTCAGCAGTTACATAGCCCAGGCGAACGGCTTCTTCTTTCAGAGTAGTACCGTTTCTATGTGCTGTCTGTGCAATTTCTGCTGATTTGTAATAACCGATTTTAGTGTTTAAAGCCGTTACCAACATCAGGGAGTTGTCTACAAGTTCTTTGATACGTTTGTAGTTTGGCTCGATTCCGCTTGCACAATGTTCGTCAAAGGATACGCATGCGTCACCCAGTAAACGTGCAGATTGAAGGAAGTTCGCCGCCATCAGAGGCTTGAATACGTTAAGTTCATAGTGACCTTGCGTACCACCGATAGTGATGGCAACGTCATTACCCATTACCTGCGCCGCAACCATAGTCAAAGC
Proteins encoded in this region:
- a CDS encoding THUMP domain-containing class I SAM-dependent RNA methyltransferase, giving the protein MEVFNTPNKIIITCNKRLSPYLQEEVQALGFEIKRTFNTGVELYNSVNESIKLNLNLRTASQILYSLKEFKASNPEELYNELVKIEWENLIPFDSYFSVTSNVSNETITTPLFANVKVKDAIVDRIKEKKGIRPNTGPELNKAVIHLYWKDDRAEIFLDTSGETLAKHGYRKHPGKAPMLEALAASTIFATKWDDKSPFVNPMCGSGTLAIEAALIATNRRPGLYRMNYSFMHFIGYNEEVFFQERRNLKEQVNKKNTPTIIASDISEEAIEIAKMNARTAGVDQLIHFEVCDFAETSVPDEKGVVVFNPEYGERLGTHTKLEITYKRIGDFMKQNCKGYKGYIFTGNPDLAKKIGLRASRRTEFYNGKLDCRLLEYDLYEGTRDKTKVIYE
- a CDS encoding DUF3127 domain-containing protein gives rise to the protein MEIRGKVHEVGATQQVTESFKKRDIIVAYAENPQFVEYIRFEATQDRTSIFDNLTIGEEIEISFNLRGRPWTNKEGITTYFNSLVAWRVTKLAGSSAAAPAPGYADMPAPIDISSSGSDDDDLPF
- a CDS encoding acyltransferase, with protein sequence MATRAIYISNIRILATIGVILIHATTGYLQSAAVGSFNWDYANWINGLTRSAVPLFVMISGALLLQKDESTVDFYKNRLLKIVPPFLFWTIVYIIYYFSRYTSFDQLSFQQIVTIAWQKMRTGANAHLWYLYMILGLYLTVPFLRKMIRSASLREIEIFLLIWFASLYVSNKRWEEYFLKIDLTFFSGYIGYFVLGYYLSVKDFSRQKILSLLIFTAACVFTIYITHHLSIAQQKYDPSFYGYVLPNTALAAAGIFTFLKGVSFTQNIPGWMDAIDKYSFGIYLAHILILNYVHPRLPDEIWIKVPMATIATLLGSMLLIYLIRKIPYGKYVSG